The following are from one region of the Pseudodesulfovibrio sp. JC047 genome:
- a CDS encoding D-sedoheptulose 7-phosphate isomerase translates to MSEAALKKVMDHSSAGLAARKAFFDTKAELIVEISRAMAVCLAGGGKIMFCGNGGSAADSQHLAAEFTNRIKLERPALPGLALTTDTSALTAIANDYSFDEVFSKQLSALGRAGDMLVGFSTSGTSTNVIRAMREAKRNDIVTVGLTGQSGAEMASVSDFLVTVPSGETAIIQEIHIAAGHMFCFLVDHFLFEAVSELTPYLPDQD, encoded by the coding sequence ATGTCTGAAGCCGCTTTGAAAAAAGTCATGGATCATTCTTCAGCCGGATTGGCCGCTCGCAAGGCCTTTTTTGACACCAAGGCCGAATTGATTGTCGAAATTTCGCGGGCCATGGCCGTCTGTTTGGCTGGTGGTGGCAAGATCATGTTTTGTGGAAATGGTGGCAGTGCCGCTGACAGTCAACATCTGGCGGCCGAGTTTACCAATCGGATCAAACTGGAGCGACCGGCATTGCCCGGTTTGGCTTTGACGACCGACACATCCGCTTTGACGGCCATTGCCAACGACTACAGTTTTGACGAAGTCTTTTCCAAACAATTATCCGCGCTTGGCCGTGCCGGAGACATGTTGGTTGGATTTTCCACCTCCGGGACCAGCACCAATGTCATTCGGGCCATGCGAGAAGCCAAGCGCAACGACATCGTGACTGTGGGCCTGACAGGGCAAAGTGGTGCTGAGATGGCCTCGGTTTCGGATTTTCTGGTGACGGTACCTTCTGGAGAGACCGCTATCATTCAGGAAATTCACATCGCGGCAGGTCATATGTTTTGTTTTTTAGTGGACCATTTTCTTTTTGAAGCCGTGTCTGAATTGACTCCGTATCTTCCTGACCAGGATTGA
- the purU gene encoding formyltetrahydrofolate deformylase encodes MTESKESTVRLLITCPDQPGIVAAVSGYLHKKNANIIHSNQHSTDPEGGRFFMRNEFFLPGLDSTGLDALRDEFEEEVASNFIMDWTLNPVWTPKKMVILCSKVDHALMELLWRWKRGDLDCDIAMVISNHPNLREAIEHFGVPFHHVPVGPTLRDKVMAEDAMMELMGEHVDLIVLARYMQILTADFVTKYKNQVINIHHSFLPAFVGADPYRRAFERGVKLIGATAHYVTAQLDEGPIIEQDVIRVTHSHDLDDLKRLGGDIERHVLARAVKWHLEDRVIVDGNKTIVFNR; translated from the coding sequence ATGACTGAATCCAAAGAAAGCACTGTTAGACTGCTTATTACCTGCCCGGACCAGCCGGGCATTGTTGCCGCTGTCAGCGGCTACCTGCATAAGAAAAATGCCAACATCATCCACTCGAATCAGCATTCGACCGATCCTGAAGGCGGTCGGTTCTTCATGCGCAACGAGTTCTTTCTGCCCGGCCTGGACAGCACTGGCCTGGACGCGCTTCGTGACGAATTCGAAGAGGAAGTTGCCAGTAATTTCATTATGGATTGGACACTGAATCCAGTCTGGACTCCAAAAAAAATGGTCATCCTCTGCTCCAAGGTTGATCACGCCCTCATGGAACTTTTGTGGCGGTGGAAACGGGGGGATCTCGATTGCGACATCGCCATGGTCATCTCCAATCATCCAAACCTGCGAGAGGCGATCGAACATTTTGGCGTGCCCTTTCATCACGTCCCTGTCGGTCCCACCCTGCGAGACAAAGTCATGGCCGAAGACGCCATGATGGAACTCATGGGCGAACATGTGGACCTCATTGTCCTTGCCCGATACATGCAAATCCTGACTGCGGATTTCGTCACCAAATACAAGAATCAGGTCATCAACATCCATCACTCGTTCCTGCCCGCCTTTGTCGGAGCCGATCCCTACAGACGAGCATTTGAACGCGGTGTCAAACTGATCGGTGCCACCGCGCACTACGTCACGGCGCAACTCGATGAAGGGCCTATTATTGAACAGGATGTGATCCGGGTGACCCACAGTCATGATCTGGATGATCTGAAACGGTTGGGTGGAGACATTGAACGCCACGTTCTTGCCAGAGCCGTCAAATGGCATCTGGAGGACCGGGTCATCGTGGATGGCAACAAAACCATTGTTTTCAATCGATAA
- a CDS encoding DNA-binding protein, whose product MKFKEEIKRKGYTRYRGAVDASVYEYFNCDCSWKAEWYLKNGHYQCCGCKEKCETRDPDGFQMFLDFG is encoded by the coding sequence ATGAAATTTAAGGAAGAAATCAAACGGAAAGGGTACACCCGCTATCGAGGCGCGGTAGACGCTTCGGTGTACGAGTATTTCAACTGTGATTGCTCGTGGAAGGCCGAGTGGTATCTCAAGAATGGCCACTACCAGTGCTGTGGCTGTAAGGAAAAATGCGAAACCAGAGATCCTGATGGATTCCAGATGTTTCTCGATTTCGGATAG
- a CDS encoding metal ABC transporter permease, translating to MDILGFEFMQNALIAGLLASLICGIIGSLVVVNRMVFISGGIAHASYGGVGLAFLLGLPVLPVTAAFTACMAMIMALVTLRARERVDTVIGVLWASGMALGIILLDLTPGYNVDLMSYLFGSILAVPRQDLWIMAGLACVVLGLVLVFYRGFLVMSFDEEFARSRGVPVDFLYCLLIVMVGLCVVMIIRVVGLILVIALLTIPPFMAERRTRSLALMMVLAGLLSTFFTLVGLWVSYTMNVSSGAAIIAVASVTFFASLLIPPKTS from the coding sequence ATGGATATTCTTGGTTTTGAATTTATGCAGAACGCCTTGATTGCCGGACTGCTGGCCAGTCTTATTTGTGGTATCATCGGGTCACTGGTTGTGGTCAACCGCATGGTTTTCATTTCGGGCGGGATTGCTCATGCTTCCTACGGAGGAGTCGGGCTGGCCTTTTTGCTTGGGTTGCCGGTCCTGCCTGTCACTGCGGCATTTACCGCGTGCATGGCCATGATCATGGCATTGGTGACACTGCGGGCGCGAGAGCGGGTGGATACGGTCATCGGCGTGCTGTGGGCCTCGGGCATGGCCTTGGGAATCATCCTGCTCGACCTGACCCCCGGGTACAATGTGGACCTGATGAGTTATCTTTTTGGTTCGATTCTGGCCGTTCCCCGGCAAGATTTGTGGATCATGGCCGGGTTGGCCTGTGTGGTCTTGGGCCTTGTCCTGGTCTTTTATCGGGGATTTTTGGTCATGAGTTTCGATGAGGAATTTGCTCGTTCGCGAGGGGTTCCGGTCGATTTTCTGTATTGTTTGCTTATTGTCATGGTCGGATTGTGCGTGGTCATGATCATTCGTGTGGTCGGACTGATTCTGGTCATTGCCTTGTTGACGATTCCGCCGTTCATGGCAGAGCGACGCACTCGATCTCTTGCGCTGATGATGGTTTTGGCTGGGCTTTTGAGTACCTTTTTCACGTTGGTAGGACTGTGGGTTTCGTATACGATGAATGTCTCGTCGGGAGCGGCCATTATTGCGGTCGCATCAGTGACTTTTTTCGCGTCGTTGCTCATTCCGCCCAAAACGAGTTGA
- a CDS encoding ABC transporter ATP-binding protein → MVEPVVQIKGLTYSIGGIPILEDVTLRIERGDYLAVLGPNGGGKSTLLKLMIGLLKPTAGSIHVLGLPPGEAGGRIGYLPQHTHVGQSFPITVLDAVCMGLVKPGFSGIAGIFHLGETREKARQALARVNMQDFASRNLARLSGGQKQRVFIARALVDDPELLLLDEPTASVDSSSRYSLLRLLAELNEEMTVIMVSHDISSLASGVKSVACVNKTLHFHDAPVVTGDMFKMSYGDTDHECCPVELVTHGHVPHRVLGAHDLQDAEKGEDA, encoded by the coding sequence GTGGTTGAACCTGTTGTTCAAATAAAGGGATTGACCTATTCTATTGGTGGTATTCCCATTTTGGAAGATGTTACGCTGCGAATTGAACGCGGCGATTACCTGGCTGTGCTGGGGCCGAATGGTGGCGGTAAGTCCACTTTGCTTAAACTCATGATCGGGCTGCTCAAGCCGACTGCGGGATCAATCCATGTCCTCGGGCTTCCTCCGGGAGAGGCTGGCGGGCGAATCGGGTACCTGCCACAACACACGCATGTGGGACAATCGTTTCCCATCACTGTGCTCGATGCGGTCTGCATGGGGCTGGTTAAACCCGGATTCAGTGGTATTGCCGGTATTTTTCATCTCGGAGAAACTCGGGAAAAAGCCCGGCAGGCCTTGGCCCGTGTCAATATGCAGGATTTTGCCTCTCGAAATTTGGCCCGACTTTCCGGTGGGCAGAAACAACGCGTGTTCATTGCTCGTGCCTTGGTGGATGACCCGGAGTTGCTTTTGCTGGATGAACCCACGGCGAGTGTGGATTCATCCAGTCGCTATTCGTTGCTTCGATTGTTGGCCGAATTGAATGAGGAAATGACTGTCATTATGGTCAGTCATGATATTTCTTCCCTGGCGTCGGGCGTCAAGTCCGTGGCCTGTGTGAATAAAACTTTGCACTTTCATGACGCTCCGGTTGTGACTGGCGACATGTTCAAGATGTCGTATGGAGACACCGATCATGAATGCTGTCCTGTTGAATTGGTGACACACGGGCATGTTCCGCACCGGGTGCTTGGGGCACACGATCTTCAGGACGCAGAGAAGGGCGAGGACGCATAA
- a CDS encoding glycoside hydrolase family 3 N-terminal domain-containing protein, with protein sequence MLPQTPEVHMLHYRPLLLLFSIILLLPATAHSTDLDTMIGQMLMAGFRGTSVEATSPIVQDIKNRHLGGVVLFDRDVELGTTGRNITSPEQVKKLNRQLQSFAAIPLFIAVDQEGGRVQRLNESTGFHTTPSAQAICASGEFKVRTAGYMTGMNLSANGFNLDFAPVVDVNSNPESPAIGAMGRSFSADPGMVTRCAEIFAGELKRSGVLSCLKHFPGHGSAGTDSHAGLPDITTTWTDAELIPYRELIAKNVPSLIMTGHLFNATLDPTYPATLSKKIITGLLRTDLGYDGVIITDDMNMKAITTHFSQKEAILLAIEAGADILLFGNNLHYDPDIVKTAHAIIKKLVTDKALSRRRIEQSYDRIQQLKEQLS encoded by the coding sequence ATGCTCCCGCAAACACCCGAGGTTCACATGTTGCATTACCGACCACTTCTCCTTCTCTTCTCAATCATCCTGCTGTTGCCGGCGACAGCTCACAGCACGGACCTCGACACCATGATCGGCCAGATGCTCATGGCCGGTTTTCGGGGAACCTCGGTGGAGGCAACCAGTCCGATTGTTCAAGATATCAAAAACCGACATCTCGGCGGAGTCGTTCTCTTTGACCGCGATGTGGAACTGGGCACGACCGGACGCAACATCACGTCCCCCGAACAGGTCAAGAAGCTCAACCGCCAGCTCCAATCCTTCGCAGCCATCCCGCTTTTCATTGCAGTGGATCAGGAAGGCGGCCGCGTGCAGCGACTCAATGAATCCACCGGATTTCATACCACACCGTCGGCTCAGGCCATTTGCGCGTCCGGCGAATTCAAGGTCCGCACCGCAGGGTACATGACCGGCATGAACCTGTCGGCCAATGGCTTCAATCTGGATTTCGCCCCGGTCGTGGACGTCAACAGCAACCCTGAATCCCCGGCCATCGGTGCCATGGGACGAAGTTTTTCCGCAGACCCGGGCATGGTCACCCGGTGCGCCGAAATCTTTGCCGGTGAACTCAAACGAAGCGGCGTGCTTTCCTGTCTCAAACATTTTCCGGGACACGGATCAGCTGGAACAGACAGCCACGCAGGACTGCCGGACATCACCACCACCTGGACCGACGCCGAATTGATTCCATACCGGGAACTGATCGCCAAGAATGTCCCGTCACTCATCATGACCGGGCACCTTTTCAACGCCACGCTGGACCCGACATATCCGGCCACCCTCTCAAAAAAGATCATCACAGGACTGTTGCGCACGGACCTCGGCTATGACGGTGTCATCATCACCGATGACATGAACATGAAGGCCATCACCACTCATTTCAGCCAGAAAGAGGCCATTTTACTGGCGATAGAAGCAGGGGCGGACATCCTGCTCTTCGGCAACAACCTGCACTATGATCCGGATATCGTGAAAACCGCCCACGCCATCATCAAGAAACTGGTCACTGACAAAGCACTTTCACGCCGTCGAATCGAACAATCATATGACCGGATACAGCAGCTCAAGGAACAACTTTCCTAA
- a CDS encoding META domain-containing protein, which yields MWVKLLLAMCVLGLLVSGCAKQESGDDIMTQLTGTVWVAEMIAGKPGIDMTHSSIEFGEKGVVDGFGGCNSYHGSYTLEGDVVSFGPMAATMRACVDAINDQEVRFFRSLAEPQTVKFKDGSLLLIASDGKISKFSTRE from the coding sequence ATGTGGGTAAAACTGCTTTTGGCGATGTGTGTCTTGGGGCTGCTGGTTTCCGGGTGTGCCAAACAAGAGAGCGGTGATGACATCATGACCCAGTTGACGGGCACGGTCTGGGTCGCTGAAATGATTGCTGGCAAGCCGGGTATCGACATGACCCATTCTTCCATCGAATTTGGGGAAAAGGGCGTTGTGGACGGCTTTGGTGGCTGCAATTCCTATCATGGCTCATACACCCTTGAAGGAGATGTTGTCTCATTTGGTCCCATGGCCGCGACCATGCGGGCCTGTGTCGACGCCATCAATGATCAGGAAGTGCGTTTTTTCCGTTCGTTGGCTGAACCACAGACGGTGAAGTTCAAGGACGGTTCACTGTTGTTAATCGCCTCGGATGGGAAAATTTCGAAGTTTTCCACTCGGGAGTGA
- a CDS encoding META domain-containing protein: MMQWEKYGCCLLMMGLVFGVFGCGSHEDAPALDQQTLESALVGKVWNLQNLFAREVQSDTPLTLKFAADGTVQGFGGCNTFKGTYTLDGDSLSFGPLASTRKACGAALGEQEYTYLTFLATINKVRVDEETLELFSVDQSQPMVFTTGGGGLFW; encoded by the coding sequence ATGATGCAATGGGAAAAATATGGGTGTTGTCTTTTGATGATGGGGTTGGTTTTCGGGGTGTTCGGCTGTGGTTCGCATGAAGACGCGCCAGCTCTGGATCAACAAACCCTGGAAAGTGCATTGGTCGGGAAGGTCTGGAATCTGCAAAATCTGTTTGCAAGAGAGGTTCAATCCGACACCCCCTTGACTTTGAAGTTCGCTGCCGATGGCACCGTGCAGGGATTTGGTGGGTGCAACACCTTCAAGGGAACATACACCCTTGACGGCGACTCGCTGTCCTTTGGACCCTTGGCCTCGACGCGCAAGGCGTGTGGTGCGGCTCTGGGGGAACAGGAGTACACCTACCTGACGTTTTTGGCCACGATCAACAAGGTCAGAGTGGACGAGGAGACGTTGGAGTTGTTCAGTGTGGACCAGTCCCAACCCATGGTCTTTACCACGGGTGGCGGCGGATTGTTCTGGTAA
- a CDS encoding TrpB-like pyridoxal phosphate-dependent enzyme, translating into MLKKIFLPQDQMPTQWYNPMPDLPTPMAPPLNPETMEPLTPEMLAPIFPDSLIAQEMSQERFIDIPEAVLDVYKLWRPSPLVRADRLERAIGAKCKIYYKDESGSPAGSHKPNTAVPQAYYNKLEGVERLATETGAGQWGTALSFACSQYDMECVVYMVKVSYEMKPYRKMLINTYGGTIFASPSEETRTGREMLAKDPDCKGSLGLAISEAVEDAATHDNTKYALGSVLNHVLIHQTITGLEVKKQLEMIDEKVTHLVGCVGGGSNFGGLVLPFLPEKLAGDPVRFIPVEPKACPTLTRGEYRYDFGDMARLTPLVKMHTLGHDFMPAPIHAGGLRYHGDAPIVCNIVDEGLTEPVAYFQTECFEAAKLFLETEGFLPAPETSHAIKGAIEAAKTAGPDDVIVFLYSGHGMLDLASYDAFNQGLLTNFELPQRDIEEALKACPTIEE; encoded by the coding sequence ATGTTGAAAAAAATCTTTTTGCCCCAGGACCAGATGCCGACCCAATGGTATAACCCCATGCCGGATCTGCCCACCCCCATGGCTCCGCCCTTGAACCCGGAAACCATGGAACCCCTCACTCCCGAAATGTTGGCCCCCATTTTTCCTGATTCCCTGATTGCTCAGGAAATGAGTCAGGAGCGTTTCATCGATATCCCGGAAGCCGTGCTCGATGTGTACAAGCTCTGGCGGCCGTCGCCGCTGGTTCGGGCCGATAGGCTGGAACGGGCTATTGGTGCCAAATGCAAGATCTATTACAAGGACGAGTCCGGGTCTCCGGCAGGGTCGCACAAGCCAAATACGGCTGTGCCGCAGGCCTATTACAACAAGCTGGAAGGGGTTGAACGATTGGCCACGGAAACGGGCGCGGGGCAATGGGGAACGGCCCTGTCTTTTGCCTGTTCCCAGTATGACATGGAATGCGTCGTGTACATGGTCAAGGTGAGCTACGAGATGAAGCCGTATCGGAAGATGCTCATCAACACCTATGGCGGAACCATTTTTGCCTCGCCTTCGGAAGAAACCCGGACTGGTCGGGAAATGCTGGCAAAAGATCCCGATTGCAAGGGCAGTCTCGGGCTGGCCATTTCCGAGGCCGTGGAAGATGCGGCCACGCATGACAACACCAAATACGCGCTTGGTTCAGTGCTGAACCATGTTTTGATCCATCAGACCATTACCGGGCTGGAGGTCAAGAAACAGCTTGAGATGATCGACGAAAAGGTCACACATCTCGTTGGATGCGTGGGTGGTGGTTCGAACTTTGGTGGGCTGGTCCTGCCGTTTTTGCCTGAAAAACTGGCTGGTGATCCGGTCCGTTTCATCCCGGTTGAACCCAAGGCGTGCCCCACGTTGACGCGAGGTGAATATCGGTATGATTTCGGTGATATGGCCCGGTTGACGCCATTGGTCAAGATGCACACGCTTGGCCATGATTTCATGCCCGCGCCCATTCATGCCGGAGGGTTGCGCTATCATGGCGATGCCCCCATCGTTTGCAACATCGTGGACGAGGGATTGACCGAGCCGGTGGCCTATTTCCAGACCGAGTGTTTTGAAGCGGCTAAGCTGTTTCTTGAAACCGAAGGATTCTTGCCTGCGCCCGAGACGTCCCACGCGATCAAGGGGGCCATTGAAGCCGCCAAGACCGCCGGTCCTGATGATGTGATCGTTTTCTTGTATTCTGGCCATGGAATGCTTGATCTGGCGTCATACGATGCCTTTAATCAGGGCTTGCTGACCAATTTCGAATTGCCGCAGCGTGATATCGAAGAAGCCCTCAAGGCGTGTCCGACCATCGAGGAATAA
- a CDS encoding NAD-dependent deacylase, translating into MVRAHMEMVKALLDGSRSIVALTGAGVSAGSGIPTFRGPDGLWKKQRPEDLARVDAFSQHPELVWEFYNWRREKVGQCTPNPAHMALAGMDKQVPNFLLITQNVDGLHTQAGSHRLMEMHGSLWRVQCSVCTYAREDRSSLPDMPVCPVCGHLLRPGVVWFGEPLVPGVLKVAIEAISSADIFLSIGTSNLVQPAASFYQLAKDHGAVTIEINSEPTPNTGLMDFALHGKAEDILPELVLGMSD; encoded by the coding sequence ATGGTCAGGGCACATATGGAAATGGTGAAAGCGTTGCTTGATGGCAGTCGTTCGATTGTTGCGTTGACCGGAGCTGGAGTTTCTGCCGGGAGCGGAATACCGACATTTCGAGGTCCGGATGGATTGTGGAAAAAACAGCGACCCGAAGATTTGGCGCGGGTTGACGCTTTTTCCCAGCATCCTGAATTGGTGTGGGAGTTCTATAATTGGCGGCGGGAAAAGGTGGGGCAATGCACACCAAATCCGGCGCATATGGCCTTGGCTGGCATGGATAAGCAGGTGCCGAATTTTCTTCTGATAACCCAGAATGTGGATGGATTGCACACTCAGGCCGGGAGCCATCGACTCATGGAAATGCATGGCAGTTTGTGGCGGGTGCAGTGTTCGGTCTGTACCTACGCCAGGGAAGATAGATCGTCATTGCCGGACATGCCCGTGTGTCCCGTGTGTGGGCATCTGCTCAGGCCAGGAGTGGTCTGGTTTGGAGAGCCTTTGGTGCCGGGCGTGTTGAAAGTCGCTATCGAGGCAATCAGTTCCGCAGATATTTTCTTGTCCATCGGCACGTCGAATCTGGTGCAACCTGCGGCGTCTTTTTATCAGTTGGCCAAGGATCACGGGGCCGTCACCATTGAAATCAATAGTGAACCGACCCCGAATACCGGACTGATGGATTTTGCTTTGCACGGAAAGGCCGAGGATATTCTGCCGGAGTTGGTGCTTGGCATGTCTGATTGA
- the icd gene encoding NADP-dependent isocitrate dehydrogenase, which yields MATKTVYYIEGDGIGPEVWKAGRPVLDAAIDKAYGSKNALDWRLLLAGEKAYAETGEHLPKATMDTLAQADLAMKGPLNTPVGEGFRSLNVTMRQAFDLYACIRPIKYFKGIESPVKRPDLVDMVIFRENTEDVYAGIEYKSASPEAKKLIEFLVDEFGAKIDISAGIGIKPITPAGSKRLVKKAIEYAIAENKPSVTLVHKGNIMKYTEGGFRSWGYELADEAYKGQVVREGEEGSGVIIKDRIADAMFQNALMYPEQYSVLATTNLNGDYISDALAAQVGGLGLAPGVNIGDKLAFFEPTHGTAPTIAGKDMANPGSLILSGAMMLEHIGWHEAAALIHRAVEKALTDKKVTVDLASQISGSTQVGCQEFGEILLANL from the coding sequence TTGGCAACAAAAACAGTATATTATATCGAAGGCGACGGCATCGGTCCCGAAGTATGGAAGGCCGGTCGTCCGGTTCTCGATGCGGCCATTGACAAGGCATACGGATCAAAAAACGCCCTTGATTGGCGGCTCTTGCTGGCCGGAGAAAAGGCCTATGCCGAAACAGGCGAGCACCTGCCCAAAGCCACCATGGACACACTCGCACAGGCCGATCTGGCCATGAAAGGACCACTCAACACCCCGGTGGGCGAAGGCTTTCGCAGCCTGAATGTCACCATGCGCCAGGCCTTTGACCTCTATGCCTGCATTCGTCCGATCAAATATTTCAAGGGAATCGAATCCCCGGTCAAGCGTCCTGATCTGGTGGACATGGTCATTTTCCGTGAAAACACCGAAGATGTCTATGCCGGCATTGAATATAAATCCGCCAGCCCGGAAGCCAAAAAGCTGATCGAATTTCTGGTGGATGAATTTGGTGCGAAAATCGACATCTCTGCCGGAATCGGCATCAAACCCATCACCCCAGCCGGGTCAAAACGACTCGTCAAAAAAGCGATTGAGTACGCTATTGCCGAAAACAAGCCATCAGTGACGCTTGTCCACAAGGGCAACATCATGAAGTACACCGAGGGCGGCTTCCGTTCCTGGGGATACGAACTTGCGGATGAAGCCTACAAGGGACAAGTGGTTCGGGAAGGCGAGGAAGGAAGCGGTGTCATCATCAAGGACCGCATCGCCGATGCCATGTTTCAAAACGCGCTCATGTATCCCGAACAATATTCCGTGCTTGCCACCACAAACCTGAACGGCGATTATATCTCCGACGCACTGGCGGCACAGGTTGGAGGTCTCGGCCTCGCTCCCGGCGTCAACATAGGTGACAAACTCGCCTTTTTCGAGCCAACCCACGGCACGGCACCGACCATTGCAGGCAAAGACATGGCCAATCCAGGTTCCCTTATTTTATCCGGAGCCATGATGCTTGAACACATCGGCTGGCACGAAGCCGCCGCTCTGATCCATCGCGCCGTTGAAAAGGCCCTGACGGACAAAAAAGTGACCGTTGACCTCGCCTCGCAAATCAGTGGTTCCACACAGGTCGGTTGCCAGGAATTTGGCGAAATCCTGTTGGCCAATCTGTAA
- a CDS encoding HyaD/HybD family hydrogenase maturation endopeptidase, which produces MPDTDKNILVLGVGNILYTDEGFGVRIAEELEQKYEFSSNVTVLDGGTLGLRLMGPIMEADYLIIVDIVLNDGNPGDVFRLLGEDLNKACAFKNSMHQTDLLDTLANCSIMGEVPDDVILFGIEPYNFKDMSAALSPELAARVPDVIDVVLKEIKNAGGTYTTRTSANPATEKIYVPRDTSRNS; this is translated from the coding sequence ATGCCAGATACTGACAAAAATATACTCGTCCTGGGCGTCGGAAATATCCTGTACACGGATGAAGGCTTCGGCGTTCGAATTGCAGAGGAACTTGAGCAGAAATATGAGTTCTCTTCCAACGTGACCGTGCTTGACGGCGGCACCTTGGGGCTGCGGCTCATGGGTCCGATCATGGAAGCGGACTATCTGATTATCGTTGATATCGTCTTGAATGACGGCAATCCCGGTGATGTGTTTCGCCTGCTTGGCGAAGACCTCAACAAGGCGTGTGCCTTCAAAAACTCCATGCACCAGACCGACCTCCTTGATACACTGGCGAATTGCAGTATCATGGGAGAAGTCCCGGATGACGTTATTCTTTTCGGCATTGAACCATACAATTTCAAAGACATGTCCGCGGCGTTATCTCCCGAGCTGGCTGCCCGGGTGCCCGACGTCATTGACGTGGTTCTGAAGGAAATCAAAAACGCCGGCGGGACATATACTACCCGCACCTCGGCGAACCCAGCAACGGAGAAGATCTATGTGCCTCGCGATACCAGCCGAAATTCTTGA
- a CDS encoding HypC/HybG/HupF family hydrogenase formation chaperone translates to MCLAIPAEILEINDGVATCKVGEGNTTVPASIMLLDEDVTIGDYIIIHAGFALRKLDPKEAEETLQILRDMVELLGGEKYQHEML, encoded by the coding sequence ATGTGCCTCGCGATACCAGCCGAAATTCTTGAGATAAATGACGGTGTAGCCACCTGCAAAGTGGGTGAAGGCAACACAACAGTCCCGGCATCCATCATGCTGTTGGACGAGGACGTGACCATTGGTGATTATATCATCATTCACGCCGGGTTTGCCCTGCGCAAACTTGATCCCAAGGAGGCGGAGGAAACACTCCAAATCCTGCGCGACATGGTAGAGCTACTGGGTGGAGAAAAATATCAGCATGAAATGCTGTAA
- a CDS encoding SMR family transporter translates to MGYVYLGIAIVSEVFGTSFLPAAKGFSRFWPSLMCMIGYCSSFYFLSLVLHTVPVGVAYAIWSGVGIVLIGISGVVFYKQIPDLPAMLGMGLIIAGVLVINMFSKTAGH, encoded by the coding sequence ATGGGATATGTATATTTGGGAATAGCGATTGTCTCGGAAGTCTTCGGGACATCCTTTTTGCCCGCAGCCAAAGGATTTTCGCGATTCTGGCCAAGCCTCATGTGCATGATTGGCTATTGCTCTTCATTTTATTTTTTGAGTCTGGTGCTTCATACCGTGCCGGTCGGTGTCGCCTATGCGATCTGGTCTGGGGTCGGTATTGTCTTGATTGGGATTTCCGGGGTTGTTTTTTATAAACAGATACCGGATCTTCCGGCCATGCTCGGTATGGGGTTGATCATTGCCGGAGTGCTTGTCATCAACATGTTTTCAAAAACCGCTGGTCATTGA